From the genome of Cytobacillus firmus, one region includes:
- a CDS encoding class I SAM-dependent methyltransferase, whose amino-acid sequence MSEHYYSKTQQVDSSPKTWNYTLKEFPFRFKTDNGVFSKGEVDFGSKLLIETFELPEADGNILDVGCGYGPIGLTAAKLMPERTVHMVDVNERALGLAKENAELNGIKNVQIYESDRLESTKGNKFAAILTNPPIRAGKKIVHDIFEQSFEALISGGELWVVIQKKQGAPSAIDKLTELFGEVETAEKKKGYFILRAKKD is encoded by the coding sequence ATGTCTGAACACTACTATTCCAAAACACAGCAAGTTGATAGCAGCCCTAAAACCTGGAACTATACACTAAAGGAATTCCCTTTCCGCTTTAAAACAGACAACGGTGTTTTTTCAAAGGGTGAAGTGGATTTTGGGTCTAAATTATTAATCGAGACATTTGAACTGCCGGAAGCGGATGGGAATATCCTCGATGTCGGCTGCGGATATGGACCTATCGGGCTGACTGCTGCAAAGCTTATGCCGGAACGGACTGTTCATATGGTTGATGTAAATGAGAGGGCGCTTGGCCTGGCGAAGGAAAATGCAGAATTGAACGGCATAAAAAATGTCCAAATCTATGAAAGTGACCGCCTTGAAAGTACGAAAGGCAATAAGTTTGCGGCTATCCTGACAAACCCGCCAATCCGCGCCGGGAAAAAGATAGTGCATGATATTTTTGAACAAAGCTTTGAGGCTCTGATATCGGGCGGAGAGCTATGGGTTGTCATCCAGAAAAAGCAGGGTGCACCATCTGCGATCGATAAACTGACAGAGTTATTCGGTGAAGTGGAGACAGCAGAAAAGAAAAAAGGCTATTTTATATTAAGAGCAAAAAAAGATTGA